One region of Acidovorax sp. T1 genomic DNA includes:
- a CDS encoding transposase: MSATSKPKLYNPRHPERTLLYQTVAEHYETWLELASAGQFDGQGDHHTPKPFVRKAFAKYLECGIFAHGFARARCGDCGHDYFVAFSCKGRGVCPSCTTRRMVETAAHLNDHVFPRLPVRQWVLSVPKRLRYFMQRDGPVLNMVLRIFLRVIAQSLQAHCIGAANADKESLHIGAVAFIHRFGSSLNEHVHFHVCVVDGVFEEVAGEGSADAAMQVSASGVVFHPATGIDATPVAQVQTTLQKRILRAFVGRGLLENFEAKEMLGYKHSGFSVDAGVCIESHDRPGLERLLRYCARPPFAMDRLRKEGSKLVYRCGKQRSEPTSDKRGAKVDELHLTPLELIDRIAALVPPPRTHRHRYFGVLAPNSPLRAAVTALATPAQAAPVLGASISTGECAPGVVPMSSALPSQSEPVLPKRAAHYLWAVLIARIYEVFPLLCPLCGGHMRIIAFITHSADIRHILDHIGADSEPPRISPARGPPLWDDCSDAQMDDGAQTEPADWDLAAQPAPDFEVDQRISW; encoded by the coding sequence ATGTCAGCCACTTCCAAGCCCAAGCTCTACAACCCACGCCACCCCGAACGCACGCTGCTGTACCAAACGGTAGCCGAGCACTACGAGACCTGGCTAGAGTTGGCCAGCGCGGGTCAGTTCGACGGCCAGGGCGACCACCACACCCCCAAGCCCTTCGTGCGCAAAGCGTTTGCCAAGTATCTTGAGTGCGGCATCTTTGCCCATGGCTTTGCCCGCGCTCGCTGCGGCGACTGTGGGCACGACTACTTCGTCGCTTTCTCCTGCAAAGGCCGGGGAGTCTGCCCCTCGTGCACCACCCGGCGCATGGTGGAGACAGCAGCGCACCTGAACGATCACGTATTCCCCCGCCTGCCGGTGCGCCAGTGGGTGCTGTCGGTTCCCAAGCGGCTTCGTTACTTCATGCAGCGCGACGGGCCAGTGCTCAATATGGTGCTGCGCATCTTCCTGCGGGTGATTGCGCAAAGCCTGCAGGCGCACTGCATTGGCGCGGCCAATGCAGACAAGGAAAGCCTGCACATCGGCGCAGTGGCCTTCATCCACAGGTTCGGCTCCAGCCTGAACGAACACGTCCACTTCCACGTCTGTGTGGTGGACGGGGTGTTTGAGGAGGTGGCAGGCGAGGGCAGCGCTGATGCCGCAATGCAAGTCTCTGCGTCAGGTGTCGTATTCCACCCTGCCACCGGCATCGATGCGACACCCGTGGCACAAGTGCAGACCACACTGCAAAAACGTATCCTGCGCGCCTTTGTGGGCCGTGGGCTGCTGGAGAACTTCGAGGCAAAAGAGATGCTGGGGTACAAACACAGCGGTTTCTCGGTGGATGCCGGGGTGTGCATTGAATCCCACGACCGTCCAGGCCTTGAGCGGCTCTTGCGCTATTGCGCCCGCCCACCCTTTGCGATGGACAGGCTGCGCAAAGAGGGAAGCAAACTGGTGTACCGCTGCGGCAAGCAGCGCAGCGAACCCACCAGCGACAAGCGCGGTGCCAAGGTTGATGAGCTGCACCTCACACCGCTGGAGCTGATCGACCGCATTGCCGCGCTGGTTCCCCCGCCACGCACCCACCGGCACCGCTATTTTGGCGTGTTGGCACCCAACTCGCCGCTCAGGGCTGCGGTGACGGCGCTGGCGACACCGGCGCAAGCCGCTCCCGTGCTGGGCGCGTCGATCAGCACGGGGGAGTGCGCGCCTGGTGTGGTACCGATGAGCAGCGCGCTGCCATCCCAGAGCGAGCCGGTGCTGCCCAAGCGTGCAGCGCACTACCTGTGGGCGGTGCTGATCGCCCGCATCTACGAGGTGTTCCCCCTCTTGTGTCCGCTGTGTGGCGGGCATATGCGCATCATCGCGTTCATTACGCACAGCGCTGACATCCGGCACATCCTGGACCACATCGGGGCAGATTCAGAGCCACCCCGCATCTCCCCGGCGCGCGGGCCACCGCTGTGGGATGACTGTAGTGATGCGCAGATGGATGACGGGGCGCAAACCGAGCCAGCAGACTGGGACCTAGCGGCGCAACCGGCACCGGACTTTGAGGTCGATCAGCGCATCAGTTGGTGA
- a CDS encoding LuxR family transcriptional regulator: protein MTWADELLREIDEVNNENVLFATVARAAGELGFDYCAYGMRVPVPVTNPKTLMLNNYPKAWQGRYAEKKYLDVDPTILLGRQSQQPIVWSDNVFAKTPDLWNDARDAGLRVGWAKSILETPCVGGMLTLARSGKPLTVNELAAKEHRMRWLANTAHQGFRRIVAARWNISLSVRERDVLRWAADGKTVGETSEIMEISVATVKFHTRNAAEKLGTINRTATVARAVVMGLLA, encoded by the coding sequence GTGACCTGGGCAGATGAGCTTCTTCGCGAAATTGATGAGGTGAACAACGAGAACGTTCTGTTCGCAACGGTGGCGCGTGCCGCTGGGGAACTGGGTTTCGACTACTGCGCTTACGGAATGCGGGTTCCCGTACCGGTCACGAACCCGAAGACTCTCATGCTCAACAACTACCCGAAAGCATGGCAAGGGCGTTACGCGGAGAAGAAGTACCTTGACGTCGATCCGACAATCCTCTTGGGTCGCCAATCGCAACAACCGATCGTTTGGAGCGACAACGTCTTCGCGAAGACACCTGACCTTTGGAACGACGCCCGCGATGCGGGCCTGCGCGTCGGTTGGGCAAAGTCCATCCTGGAAACCCCATGCGTCGGAGGCATGCTGACCCTGGCGAGATCAGGCAAGCCGTTGACGGTCAATGAGTTGGCCGCGAAGGAGCACCGCATGCGCTGGCTCGCGAATACAGCGCACCAGGGTTTCCGGCGAATCGTGGCCGCGCGGTGGAACATCTCGCTGTCCGTCCGCGAAAGAGACGTGTTGCGCTGGGCCGCCGACGGCAAGACAGTCGGCGAGACTTCCGAAATCATGGAGATCTCGGTCGCGACAGTGAAGTTCCACACCCGCAACGCAGCGGAGAAATTGGGCACCATCAACCGCACCGCCACGGTCGCTCGCGCCGTCGTGATGGGATTGCTGGCCTGA
- a CDS encoding Bug family tripartite tricarboxylate transporter substrate binding protein, whose amino-acid sequence MFKKWMKALLPAAAMCLAATTASAWPTQPITLVVPYTPGTGIDLIARQLAAHLPAVLKQPVVVDNVAGASGNIGSEKVARAKPDGHTLLVQVNTLVMNKSLYKTLSYDPVNDFAPVAQTSWGTLLLVTNPNVQKANSVSDVVSAAKSKPGQLTYATPGVGTPHHLSMALFLQRSNSDMLHVPYKGTAGAVTDLLGGRIDYMFLPVHVALQHIQAGKLKAIATGSATRLPQLPNVPTLAEAGVTADNIDMWYGVLAPKGTPADVIARLNQEISKILKQPDIAKAFEAQGMVPATSTPAEFGALVAKDAQRWADVVKKGNITAD is encoded by the coding sequence ATGTTCAAAAAATGGATGAAGGCGCTGCTGCCCGCGGCAGCGATGTGCTTGGCCGCCACGACGGCATCCGCTTGGCCGACACAGCCCATCACGCTGGTCGTGCCATACACCCCGGGCACCGGCATCGACCTGATCGCACGCCAGCTCGCGGCCCATCTGCCCGCGGTCCTGAAGCAGCCCGTGGTCGTGGACAACGTAGCAGGTGCCAGCGGCAATATCGGCAGCGAGAAGGTTGCGCGAGCCAAGCCAGACGGGCACACCCTCCTGGTCCAGGTCAACACGCTGGTCATGAACAAGAGCCTGTACAAGACGCTGTCCTATGATCCCGTCAACGACTTCGCGCCGGTCGCTCAGACGTCATGGGGCACGCTTCTGCTGGTGACCAACCCGAACGTGCAAAAGGCCAACTCGGTCAGCGACGTGGTGAGCGCAGCCAAGTCGAAGCCCGGACAACTGACCTACGCCACGCCTGGAGTCGGAACGCCTCACCACCTGTCGATGGCCCTCTTCCTCCAACGCAGCAACTCGGACATGCTGCACGTCCCCTACAAGGGCACCGCAGGCGCGGTCACCGATTTGCTGGGAGGCCGCATTGACTACATGTTCCTGCCAGTGCACGTCGCGCTGCAGCATATCCAGGCAGGCAAACTGAAGGCGATCGCGACAGGCAGTGCCACCCGCCTGCCGCAACTCCCGAACGTCCCGACCCTGGCTGAGGCCGGAGTGACCGCTGACAACATCGACATGTGGTACGGCGTGCTGGCGCCGAAAGGGACACCGGCTGACGTGATCGCGCGTCTCAATCAGGAAATCTCCAAGATCCTGAAGCAACCAGACATCGCAAAGGCGTTCGAAGCGCAAGGCATGGTTCCCGCCACCTCTACTCCGGCTGAATTCGGCGCCTTGGTTGCCAAGGACGCACAACGCTGGGCTGACGTGGTGAAGAAGGGAAACATAACGGCGGACTAG
- the maiA gene encoding maleylacetoacetate isomerase: protein MQLHGYFRSSAAYRVRIALNLKGLPYDSLPVHLTRGGGEQHGDAYGALNPERLVPTLEDGDTRLTQSLAIMEYLEEQYPDTPLLPSSAADRGWVRAIAAQIACDVHPLNNLRVLQYLEKTLGVSAEQKSAWIAHWITQAFDALETRLARDGRSGLCCFGDTPTFADCCLVPQVFSARRFQVPLEPYPNIVRIDAHLATLAAFQQAAPAAQPDAE, encoded by the coding sequence GTGCAGCTTCATGGCTATTTCCGCAGCTCGGCCGCGTACCGCGTTCGCATCGCACTCAACCTCAAGGGTCTGCCTTATGACAGCCTGCCGGTTCACCTCACACGCGGCGGCGGCGAGCAGCATGGCGACGCCTATGGCGCCCTCAACCCCGAGCGCCTGGTGCCCACACTGGAGGACGGCGACACACGGTTGACCCAGTCGCTCGCGATCATGGAGTACCTCGAAGAGCAATACCCCGACACGCCGCTCCTGCCTTCCAGCGCGGCCGATCGTGGCTGGGTGCGTGCCATCGCCGCCCAGATCGCCTGCGACGTTCATCCACTCAACAACCTGCGGGTGCTTCAATACCTTGAGAAGACGCTGGGGGTCAGCGCTGAACAGAAATCGGCCTGGATCGCCCACTGGATCACACAGGCATTCGATGCACTGGAGACACGTCTGGCACGCGACGGTCGCAGCGGCCTGTGCTGCTTCGGCGACACGCCGACCTTCGCCGATTGCTGCCTGGTGCCGCAAGTCTTCAGCGCGCGCCGCTTCCAGGTGCCACTCGAACCCTATCCCAACATCGTTCGAATCGACGCCCACCTGGCCACCCTTGCGGCTTTCCAGCAAGCCGCACCAGCAGCGCAACCCGATGCGGAATAG
- a CDS encoding fumarylacetoacetate hydrolase family protein, which translates to MSFAITPMPIVGVPIAGTSDLFPVRRVYCVGRNYAAHAREMGFDPDREPPFFFCKPNDDASIVPVAAGSTATIPYPPLTQNYHYEAELVVAIGKGGRDIAAQDAAEHVYGYAVGLDMTRRDLQMAAREKGRPWEVGKAFDFSAPIAPITRRADAAGVNQASIVLEVNGAVRQQSTIGHLIWSVDEVIANLSTLFTLQPGDLIFTGTPEGVGAVTAGQTLVVKIDGLTPLSVRID; encoded by the coding sequence ATGTCTTTCGCCATCACCCCCATGCCCATCGTCGGCGTCCCCATTGCCGGCACCTCCGACCTCTTCCCGGTACGCCGGGTCTACTGCGTGGGCCGCAACTACGCGGCGCATGCACGCGAGATGGGCTTCGACCCCGACCGTGAGCCGCCCTTCTTCTTCTGCAAGCCCAACGACGATGCCTCCATCGTGCCGGTGGCTGCGGGCAGCACTGCGACCATCCCCTACCCACCGCTGACGCAGAACTACCACTACGAGGCCGAGCTGGTGGTGGCCATCGGCAAGGGCGGCCGCGACATCGCCGCCCAGGACGCAGCAGAACACGTCTACGGCTATGCCGTGGGCCTGGACATGACGCGGCGCGACCTGCAGATGGCTGCGCGCGAAAAGGGCCGTCCCTGGGAAGTGGGCAAGGCCTTCGACTTCTCTGCGCCGATCGCCCCCATCACCCGCCGCGCCGACGCGGCCGGCGTGAACCAAGCGAGCATCGTGCTCGAAGTGAATGGCGCTGTTCGCCAGCAGTCGACCATCGGACATCTGATCTGGTCGGTGGACGAGGTCATCGCGAACCTGTCCACGCTCTTCACCCTGCAGCCCGGCGACCTGATCTTCACTGGCACCCCCGAAGGCGTGGGCGCCGTCACCGCTGGCCAGACGCTGGTCGTGAAGATCGACGGCCTCACACCGCTGTCGGTGCGAATCGACTGA
- a CDS encoding cupin domain-containing protein has protein sequence MQELGRLEDLPQDYRDALTTQNLVPLWPSLRGVLPPKIPTRNTRPTCWPYAQLRPLLLKAGELTPIEKAERRVLVLANPGHGLEKMQASAAIYLGMQLLMPGEWAPSHRHTPNAVRMVVEGEGAYTTVDGEKCPMSRGDLILTPTGMWHEHGHDGDQPVVWLDVLDLPLVYYMEASYHINGPRQEVLDGQGDKSWSHAGVVPTSNFVRSDKPYPLLRYPWENTRNALLSLAQDQPGLDCVQVTYVNPETGRDAENLLGFYALMLRPGQTLQLPARSPAMVFHQIEGSAEVSVLDAVFALAQADTCCAPGYSEVVLRNLSATEPAFLFIADESPLHRKLGVYEVRDSAASTSVGSHPAGR, from the coding sequence ATGCAAGAACTTGGACGCCTCGAAGACCTGCCGCAGGACTACCGCGATGCCTTGACAACCCAGAACCTGGTGCCTCTGTGGCCCAGCCTGCGGGGGGTGCTGCCTCCCAAGATTCCCACGCGCAACACCCGGCCGACCTGCTGGCCTTATGCGCAGTTGCGCCCCTTGCTGCTCAAGGCCGGTGAACTCACGCCCATCGAGAAGGCCGAGCGACGCGTGCTCGTGCTGGCCAACCCCGGGCACGGCCTCGAAAAGATGCAGGCCAGCGCGGCCATCTACCTGGGCATGCAACTGCTCATGCCAGGCGAATGGGCACCCTCGCACCGCCACACACCCAACGCGGTGCGCATGGTCGTCGAGGGTGAAGGCGCCTACACGACGGTTGACGGCGAGAAATGCCCGATGAGCCGCGGCGACCTGATCCTCACCCCGACCGGCATGTGGCACGAGCACGGCCACGACGGCGACCAACCGGTGGTGTGGCTGGACGTGCTGGACCTGCCTCTGGTCTATTACATGGAAGCGAGCTACCACATCAACGGCCCCAGGCAAGAGGTTCTCGACGGACAGGGCGACAAGTCCTGGAGCCATGCCGGCGTGGTGCCCACGTCCAATTTCGTGCGCTCGGACAAGCCCTATCCGCTGCTGCGCTACCCCTGGGAAAACACGCGAAACGCGCTACTGTCTCTCGCCCAGGACCAGCCCGGCCTCGACTGCGTGCAAGTGACGTACGTGAACCCGGAAACCGGCCGTGACGCCGAGAACCTCCTGGGTTTCTACGCGCTGATGCTGCGCCCGGGCCAGACACTGCAACTGCCTGCCCGCTCGCCAGCGATGGTGTTCCATCAGATCGAGGGCTCCGCCGAGGTGAGCGTGCTGGATGCCGTGTTCGCGCTGGCCCAGGCCGACACCTGCTGCGCCCCCGGCTACAGCGAGGTTGTCCTGCGCAACCTGTCCGCCACCGAACCCGCGTTCCTGTTCATCGCCGACGAGTCGCCACTGCACAGAAAGCTGGGCGTCTACGAGGTCCGGGACAGCGCGGCATCGACGTCGGTCGGTTCTCACCCCGCCGGACGCTGA